One Campylobacteraceae bacterium DNA window includes the following coding sequences:
- a CDS encoding aldehyde dehydrogenase family protein: MNKDILKNLGLTKIKKDGYYPSVLIAKDYIYSKGTKKPVFSPINNEKTASFRELKAYHVDETLDRLHKSFKQWRKVPAPKRALLISEIKTQAIKNKKDLAYLITLESGKIYEEALGEVQEFIDICDFAIGLSRQLYGLSITSERYKHKIIEQWYPLGTISIISAFNFPMAVWAWNAMLALVCGNTILWKPSNQAPLCALACFLLVQKALKKFKDYPQDIFAVIIASRKASKNILKNKKSSLISATGSVAMGKKIAPIIAKRLGKSLFELGGNNALIVCKSADLDLALKAVVFSAIGTAGQRCTSLRRLFVHKSIKKVFQEKLIAAYKSLKIGNPFEAKNIMGPLINKKSYENMQEALHLIEQQKGEILYGGERIFKKEETNSYYVKPALVKINHKALIVQNETFAPILYLMDFENIKEAIEMNNEVNQGLSSSIFTNDLKEAELFTSIFGSDCGLANVNVGTSGAEIGAAFGGEKDTGGGRESGSDAWKNYMRRLSSSINYGNETILSQGINFS, from the coding sequence ATGAATAAGGATATTCTTAAAAACTTAGGTTTGACTAAGATCAAAAAAGATGGATATTATCCTTCTGTTTTAATAGCTAAGGATTATATCTATTCAAAAGGAACTAAAAAACCTGTTTTCTCACCTATTAACAATGAAAAAACAGCTTCCTTTAGAGAACTAAAAGCCTATCATGTAGATGAAACCCTAGATAGATTGCATAAGAGTTTTAAACAATGGAGAAAAGTACCTGCTCCTAAAAGAGCGTTATTAATAAGTGAAATAAAAACGCAAGCCATAAAAAATAAAAAAGACCTGGCGTATTTAATCACGTTAGAATCAGGGAAAATATATGAAGAAGCGTTGGGGGAAGTGCAAGAATTTATTGATATCTGTGATTTCGCCATTGGACTATCTAGACAGTTATACGGTTTAAGTATTACTTCTGAGCGATATAAACATAAAATCATAGAACAATGGTATCCCTTAGGAACCATAAGTATTATTTCCGCTTTTAATTTTCCCATGGCAGTTTGGGCTTGGAATGCAATGCTTGCTTTAGTATGTGGTAATACTATTTTGTGGAAACCCTCAAATCAAGCTCCCTTGTGTGCACTTGCGTGTTTTTTACTGGTGCAAAAAGCCTTAAAAAAATTCAAAGACTATCCCCAAGATATATTTGCTGTAATCATAGCCTCAAGAAAAGCCTCCAAAAATATTCTAAAGAATAAAAAATCTTCGTTAATCTCAGCAACAGGTTCAGTAGCCATGGGTAAAAAAATAGCACCCATAATAGCAAAACGTCTGGGCAAATCCCTCTTTGAACTGGGTGGAAACAATGCTCTAATCGTATGTAAGAGTGCTGATTTAGACCTGGCATTAAAAGCAGTAGTGTTTTCTGCTATTGGAACAGCAGGACAACGATGTACTTCTTTACGACGACTCTTTGTGCATAAAAGCATTAAAAAAGTCTTCCAAGAAAAACTAATAGCTGCTTATAAAAGTTTAAAGATTGGAAATCCTTTTGAAGCAAAAAACATTATGGGACCATTAATTAATAAAAAATCCTATGAAAATATGCAAGAAGCCCTACATTTAATCGAACAACAAAAAGGTGAAATTCTATATGGAGGTGAGCGAATCTTCAAAAAAGAAGAAACAAACTCTTATTATGTAAAACCAGCTTTGGTTAAAATAAATCACAAAGCCTTAATTGTTCAAAATGAAACCTTTGCACCCATTTTATATTTAATGGACTTTGAAAACATAAAAGAAGCCATAGAAATGAACAATGAAGTAAATCAAGGTTTATCTTCTTCTATTTTTACAAACGATTTAAAAGAAGCAGAACTTTTTACATCTATCTTTGGTTCTGATTGTGGGCTTGCTAATGTAAATGTGGGAACCTCAGGTGCAGAAATAGGTGCAGCTTTTGGAGGAGAAAAAGACACAGGGGGAGGAAGAGAAAGTGGAAGTGATGCCTGGAAAAACTATATGAGAAGATTAAGTTCAAGTATAAATTATGGAAATGAAACGATTTTATCTCAAGGTATCAATTTTTCTTAA